A stretch of the Porifericola rhodea genome encodes the following:
- a CDS encoding TonB-dependent receptor, whose product MRTIKMQHKPYPKNVGKPVLSLSTPIFIFSLLNLCLIYVQDVQAQVNSLGRLHGRILNEEKEEVLGATILLRGTSLGAATDANGYYEVNNIPEGNYIVIVSSLGYVTSNQEISLEKGQSLKLDLILESSMEQLDNVTIFGKSTAQEVEEQPFEVEAVDARQLHNTTLDLGHTLDRVSGVRVRESGGVGSRMNFSLNGFSGNQVKFFIDGVPMENFGSSFQLNNIPVNLAERIEIYKGVVPIWLGSDALGGAINIVTNGGQRNYLDVSYAYGSFNTHRSVVNTVYTSESGFTVRLNAFQNYSDNNYWVDVDVADINTGKYYPQQRVRRFHDTYHNETLIAKAGVVNKSYADELLVGITIGKNYNEIQTGARLVSVYGDWHRQGNIVMPGLRYRKQNFFIKGLDLTVNANYNFGQEQNIDTVNRRYNWFGDYKEYNGEGSERSRSMYKYSNNNGIATANLRYQPNESHAISLNHVYNTFNRQGSDELYPENDSYDQPRISRKNVTGLGYTYTYSERGNASVFLKHYEQANRFSNFSDAEDQYIIQENNFSSMGYGIAATYFLTESLQLKGSYEKSYRLPEIEELYGDVVNLRGNIDLDPETSHNYNLGLGYKPNLSKTHRISANANLLYRDAQDFIRPRLDNNQVMQIMDNLVNVTNVGVDGEIRYAYKDLLSAGANITYQNLRNNTRYEAGQVVESLVYRDRIPNKPYLFGNADVSVYFKDLGGEGKQLTVGYNLLYVHDFYLYWPSLGSDKLGVPEQLSHDLSLTYALSEGKYNITIEGRNLADAKLYDNFSLQKPGRSIVAKLRYFVSK is encoded by the coding sequence ATGCGAACCATCAAAATGCAGCACAAACCATATCCAAAAAACGTAGGTAAACCAGTTTTATCATTAAGCACCCCTATATTCATCTTTAGCCTGCTTAATCTATGTTTAATATACGTGCAAGATGTACAGGCTCAAGTAAACTCTTTAGGAAGGCTACATGGACGTATCTTGAATGAAGAAAAAGAGGAGGTACTGGGAGCGACTATACTACTGAGAGGAACAAGTTTAGGGGCAGCTACTGATGCTAATGGCTATTATGAAGTCAATAACATACCAGAGGGAAACTATATAGTTATTGTATCTTCCTTAGGGTACGTTACCTCTAACCAGGAGATTAGTCTAGAAAAAGGACAGAGTTTGAAGTTGGACCTTATACTAGAATCCTCTATGGAGCAGCTAGATAACGTAACTATCTTTGGCAAAAGTACTGCTCAGGAAGTAGAAGAGCAGCCGTTTGAGGTAGAAGCCGTTGATGCCAGGCAACTGCACAATACCACACTAGATCTCGGTCATACTCTGGATAGAGTCTCCGGAGTTAGGGTAAGAGAAAGTGGTGGAGTAGGTTCACGTATGAATTTTTCTCTCAATGGCTTTAGTGGTAACCAGGTAAAGTTTTTTATAGATGGGGTTCCTATGGAAAACTTCGGCTCGTCTTTTCAGCTAAACAACATACCTGTTAACCTGGCAGAGCGCATAGAAATTTACAAAGGAGTCGTACCTATCTGGCTGGGGTCCGATGCCCTGGGAGGAGCCATAAATATAGTAACCAATGGAGGTCAACGTAATTACCTTGATGTCTCCTATGCTTATGGCTCTTTTAATACTCACCGTTCGGTAGTAAATACCGTTTATACCTCGGAGTCTGGTTTTACGGTACGCCTGAATGCCTTCCAGAATTATTCGGACAACAATTACTGGGTAGATGTGGATGTCGCAGATATCAACACGGGTAAATATTATCCTCAGCAAAGAGTGAGAAGATTCCATGATACCTACCACAACGAAACATTGATCGCCAAAGCCGGTGTAGTAAACAAGAGCTATGCTGACGAGCTACTTGTGGGAATTACAATAGGGAAAAATTATAATGAAATACAGACCGGAGCGCGTTTGGTAAGCGTGTATGGCGACTGGCATAGACAAGGCAATATTGTGATGCCTGGCCTTAGATACCGGAAGCAAAACTTTTTTATCAAAGGTCTGGACCTGACAGTTAACGCTAATTACAACTTTGGTCAGGAACAAAACATAGATACTGTAAATCGCCGTTACAATTGGTTTGGCGACTACAAAGAGTATAATGGTGAGGGTAGCGAGCGCTCCCGTTCAATGTATAAATACAGTAACAATAATGGAATTGCTACTGCCAACCTACGTTACCAGCCGAATGAGTCGCACGCTATCTCACTAAATCATGTATACAATACCTTTAACCGCCAGGGAAGCGATGAGCTATATCCAGAAAATGATAGCTACGACCAGCCAAGAATAAGTAGGAAGAATGTGACGGGCTTAGGTTATACCTATACATATAGCGAGAGAGGTAATGCTTCTGTTTTTCTGAAACACTACGAACAAGCTAATCGCTTCTCCAATTTTTCTGATGCTGAAGACCAGTACATCATACAGGAGAATAATTTTAGTAGTATGGGTTATGGCATTGCAGCTACCTACTTTTTAACAGAAAGCTTACAGTTAAAGGGCTCTTATGAGAAAAGTTATCGCCTGCCCGAGATAGAAGAACTGTATGGTGATGTGGTCAACCTGAGAGGAAATATAGATCTGGATCCTGAAACTAGCCATAACTATAATCTGGGCTTGGGTTATAAGCCTAATCTTAGCAAAACACATCGTATTTCGGCTAATGCTAACCTGCTCTACCGAGACGCGCAGGACTTTATCCGCCCTCGCCTGGATAACAATCAGGTAATGCAGATCATGGATAACTTAGTAAATGTGACAAATGTGGGAGTAGATGGAGAAATCCGGTATGCTTATAAAGATCTACTCTCTGCAGGAGCGAACATAACTTATCAGAACCTGAGAAACAACACACGTTACGAAGCTGGGCAAGTGGTAGAAAGTTTAGTATACCGTGACCGTATCCCCAACAAACCTTACCTCTTTGGCAATGCAGATGTGTCTGTATACTTCAAAGATCTGGGAGGAGAAGGAAAGCAGCTGACCGTAGGCTACAACCTACTGTATGTGCACGATTTTTACCTCTACTGGCCTAGTTTGGGTAGCGATAAGCTTGGAGTGCCGGAGCAACTATCGCATGACCTAAGTCTGACCTATGCCCTATCTGAAGGTAAATACAACATTACGATAGAAGGCAGAAACCTGGCAGATGCTAAGCTGTACGATAACTTTAGCCTGCAAAAGCCTGGCAGAAGCATAGTAGCTAAACTTAGATATTTCGTCAGTAAATAG
- a CDS encoding DUF4374 domain-containing protein, with the protein MSKHNYLLTILFALFSTFLLSSCDDDENPAPDGGGDANEGGTKYIITSSPIASDGVADYLLTTDDLSTGSVSTVGNGIEQDGTYRYYVSNNNKFFSLLYGQGNPGAVTTYELNEEGELIKVSDFQSETVQAFAAVEDDILMMKIPRSGDANASWYRVNAEQVQIVGEGQVNIEVLAGNGERAHFTWLTQVGDKVYAPYMSIKGCCGDTFGTNHPDSAWVAVFSYPSMEFERVITDDRISFIGKYFNNGLIEDEKGDVYAYSAAVAASEGEFTSTKPSAIVKLVKGETEFDQNYFFNVEQASGGAYITAQNYIGNGKFLLMMADEKAAYSVGSRLAIADVYTQDFTWVQGAPEATKVVNVTTNNLVDEDGETIHIGITTEEGSYIYQVNANTATATQGIEVEGGRITAISKLTY; encoded by the coding sequence ATGAGCAAACACAACTATCTATTAACAATTCTTTTCGCATTATTTTCAACTTTTTTGCTTTCTTCTTGTGATGATGATGAGAACCCCGCGCCAGATGGCGGTGGAGATGCTAATGAAGGAGGCACCAAGTATATCATTACTTCATCGCCTATAGCTTCTGATGGTGTAGCGGATTACCTGCTAACTACTGATGATCTAAGTACCGGAAGCGTAAGTACTGTAGGAAACGGTATTGAGCAGGATGGAACTTACCGTTATTATGTAAGCAACAATAACAAATTCTTCAGCCTTCTGTATGGTCAGGGCAACCCTGGAGCTGTAACCACTTACGAACTCAATGAAGAAGGTGAGCTTATCAAAGTCTCTGACTTCCAGTCTGAAACCGTGCAGGCTTTCGCGGCTGTGGAAGACGACATTTTAATGATGAAAATTCCTCGTAGTGGTGATGCCAATGCCTCATGGTACAGAGTAAATGCAGAGCAGGTACAAATTGTAGGTGAAGGGCAGGTAAACATTGAAGTATTGGCGGGGAACGGCGAGCGTGCGCACTTTACCTGGTTAACTCAGGTAGGTGATAAAGTATATGCTCCATATATGAGCATTAAAGGCTGCTGCGGCGACACCTTTGGCACAAATCACCCGGATAGTGCATGGGTAGCGGTATTTTCTTACCCCAGTATGGAGTTTGAAAGAGTTATTACTGATGACAGAATCAGCTTTATTGGTAAGTACTTTAACAATGGCCTGATTGAAGACGAAAAAGGCGACGTATATGCTTACTCTGCTGCTGTGGCGGCCAGCGAGGGGGAGTTTACTTCTACTAAGCCTTCTGCAATTGTTAAACTTGTTAAAGGAGAGACTGAGTTTGATCAAAATTACTTCTTCAATGTAGAGCAGGCTTCAGGGGGGGCATATATTACTGCCCAAAACTACATTGGAAATGGTAAATTCTTACTTATGATGGCTGACGAAAAAGCCGCTTATAGCGTAGGAAGCCGTTTAGCTATCGCTGACGTTTACACGCAGGATTTTACCTGGGTACAGGGAGCACCCGAAGCCACAAAAGTGGTTAACGTAACTACCAATAACCTGGTAGATGAAGATGGGGAAACTATTCATATAGGTATCACTACCGAAGAAGGCAGCTACATCTATCAGGTAAATGCCAACACTGCCACTGCCACACAGGGTATAGAGGTAGAAGGTGGTAGAATTACCGCAATAAGCAAGTTAACCTATTAG
- a CDS encoding DUF6940 family protein, with the protein MWQADKQILSKNIHQYILKNGEATLKLKDFIRLLQESQIFRAYFNQLLADSPFDAFFWECRPFSLKSLSAPFEFVLIRNRKLSLTEASPDAFSRYFSEAKRVVGFSNLSGDAYLLVPKPEGSLNQYTHLATFVRKGAPEQQQALWEALGIWLNQHVSQAPVWLSTSGLGVHWLHIRLDSYAKYYQYEPYRKFRLAN; encoded by the coding sequence ATGTGGCAGGCAGATAAGCAGATATTGAGCAAAAATATACATCAGTATATTTTAAAAAACGGAGAAGCTACGCTAAAGCTTAAAGACTTTATTCGTCTGTTGCAGGAGAGTCAAATATTTAGAGCGTACTTTAACCAGCTACTGGCCGATAGTCCTTTTGATGCCTTTTTCTGGGAATGTCGCCCTTTTAGTTTAAAGAGTTTATCCGCACCCTTTGAGTTTGTGCTTATCAGAAATAGAAAGTTGTCGTTAACAGAAGCCTCGCCAGATGCATTTTCCAGGTATTTTAGTGAGGCTAAAAGGGTAGTTGGTTTTAGTAATCTGAGTGGAGATGCCTACCTTCTGGTGCCTAAGCCAGAGGGTAGCTTAAACCAATATACACACCTGGCTACTTTTGTTAGAAAAGGTGCTCCTGAGCAGCAACAGGCTTTGTGGGAAGCATTAGGCATATGGCTAAACCAGCATGTTTCTCAAGCTCCTGTATGGTTAAGCACCTCCGGGTTGGGTGTACATTGGCTACACATTCGTCTGGATAGCTACGCCAAATATTATCAGTATGAACCTTATCGCAAGTTTAGACTAGCTAATTAG
- a CDS encoding PepSY-associated TM helix domain-containing protein, with protein sequence MLNSAKKKYSRSLFYRVSAWLHLWLGLVSGIVVVIVSLTAAALVFEEELRLWLQPYQTVSPSAEGNLLPPSVLSEAVKSKYQFPSVYGVFYRGKEKSAIVPYYADRSDYQVVYVNPYSGQVLKNQHLNSDFFRFMIIGHYQLWLPRYIGKPVVAYGTLIFVITLISGLILWWPKKWTSATRKRSFLLNLKASFKRLNYDLHNVLGFYVLLVALVLGLTGMVYGMQWFAESVYWLGSGGESLKRERYHSDTTLVIQHPQADEDILFSQLQSEVDFSTYDVKMYYPRGKRGVWGVEVNPKPGTTYLAHTNYYEQHSLKKLAEKAAFPHGNGGDMLMKLNYDLHVGSIGGIWTKIIAFIACLISASLPITGFIIWWGKKKKKPKQYKDKKPKFSGMQKGVSRRISIPVKEKV encoded by the coding sequence ATGCTAAACTCTGCCAAGAAAAAATACTCCCGATCCTTGTTCTATCGTGTATCTGCATGGTTACACCTCTGGTTGGGCCTTGTCTCTGGTATTGTAGTTGTAATAGTAAGCCTTACTGCGGCAGCCTTGGTGTTTGAAGAAGAGCTACGTCTTTGGCTTCAGCCTTACCAGACGGTAAGCCCTTCTGCTGAAGGTAACTTACTGCCACCTTCGGTACTTAGCGAGGCGGTCAAAAGTAAGTACCAATTTCCTTCAGTATATGGAGTGTTTTATCGTGGTAAAGAGAAAAGTGCCATTGTTCCGTACTATGCAGACCGAAGTGACTATCAGGTAGTGTATGTTAATCCTTATTCGGGCCAGGTGCTCAAAAATCAGCATCTGAATAGCGACTTTTTTCGCTTTATGATTATAGGACATTATCAATTGTGGTTACCACGCTATATTGGAAAGCCTGTAGTAGCTTATGGAACTCTAATCTTCGTAATTACGCTCATAAGTGGCTTAATACTGTGGTGGCCCAAAAAATGGACTTCGGCAACGCGCAAAAGGAGCTTTCTCCTCAACCTGAAAGCCAGCTTTAAACGCCTGAACTATGACCTGCATAATGTGCTTGGCTTTTACGTGCTACTAGTAGCTCTGGTATTAGGGCTTACCGGTATGGTATATGGTATGCAGTGGTTTGCAGAGTCTGTGTACTGGTTAGGCTCCGGAGGTGAAAGCCTGAAGCGAGAGAGGTATCATTCTGATACTACCTTGGTTATTCAACATCCACAAGCCGACGAAGACATACTCTTTAGTCAGTTGCAATCAGAGGTAGATTTCAGTACTTACGATGTTAAAATGTATTACCCTCGTGGCAAGCGCGGTGTATGGGGAGTAGAAGTAAACCCAAAACCTGGCACTACTTACTTAGCACATACAAATTACTACGAGCAGCACTCGCTCAAAAAACTTGCAGAAAAAGCGGCTTTCCCTCATGGCAATGGTGGAGATATGCTGATGAAGCTTAACTACGATCTGCACGTAGGCTCTATAGGTGGTATCTGGACTAAAATTATAGCATTTATCGCGTGTCTGATTTCTGCCAGCCTACCCATAACCGGTTTTATTATCTGGTGGGGTAAGAAAAAGAAAAAGCCGAAGCAGTACAAAGATAAAAAGCCAAAGTTTAGCGGTATGCAAAAAGGTGTGAGCAGGAGAATATCAATACCAGTAAAAGAAAAGGTGTAA
- a CDS encoding FAD-binding protein, with product MKEFRHRAWKNKIGRHKVFPFEYLLPENLGDIQSAIMEAERKGIRIRAVGAGHSYSDVAMPDGMLLDMRHLNKLKICNKSKPEVAGNALVEVEAGISIHKLNRALDEKGLALINMGAIDNQTISGAIATGTHGGGRHLKALSGMVRSILLVAAEGKLYRIEPENGITKAEECSKNVQLIQDDEVFNSVLLSMGYSGIVHSYIIEVRPAYWLYENRTAISWDQLKHQLLDGSIFNDYAIKVNGKYVKKPLRSLFVVINPYAVKGVHTCMLARTFEVDKPNHRSLRDRSRNLLSQILGSIPLTYYLSLFIVNYLPFLVPASLDQSIRAVEDQTYIDKSYKVLFQGLEFIASQGHGAEFAYDMHQPEKFVEVIEAIFTTVNKLKEKLGVYPSSAPTLRFVKASEAYLAPEYQMDVCYVGNPALVKQKKAKLILNAYQDLNLKMGGKPHWGKITNRLDGQAELIEKWYPRLKQWKSVISRFNPNGTFYNAFAEKRGLTAEPGEAIQVSRYASSKV from the coding sequence ATGAAAGAGTTTCGTCACCGTGCCTGGAAAAACAAGATAGGACGCCACAAAGTATTCCCTTTTGAGTATCTACTGCCCGAAAACCTGGGAGATATCCAAAGTGCCATTATGGAAGCAGAGCGTAAAGGCATCAGAATACGGGCAGTGGGAGCCGGGCATTCTTATTCAGATGTAGCCATGCCCGATGGTATGCTTTTGGATATGCGGCACTTAAACAAGCTCAAAATTTGTAATAAGAGTAAGCCGGAAGTAGCAGGTAATGCATTAGTAGAAGTAGAGGCAGGTATAAGTATACATAAATTAAACCGAGCCCTGGACGAAAAAGGTCTGGCCCTGATTAACATGGGAGCTATAGATAACCAGACAATTAGTGGAGCTATAGCAACTGGAACACATGGGGGTGGCCGTCATTTAAAAGCCCTGTCTGGTATGGTGCGTTCCATATTACTGGTAGCTGCAGAAGGCAAATTGTACCGAATAGAACCAGAAAATGGCATTACTAAAGCAGAGGAGTGTAGTAAAAATGTTCAGTTAATTCAGGATGATGAAGTGTTCAATAGTGTACTTCTTAGTATGGGGTACAGCGGAATAGTACATTCCTATATTATAGAAGTTAGACCAGCATACTGGCTGTACGAAAACCGCACAGCCATCAGCTGGGATCAGCTAAAACATCAGTTGCTGGACGGATCAATATTTAACGATTATGCTATCAAAGTTAATGGAAAGTACGTAAAAAAGCCGCTTAGGAGTCTTTTCGTAGTCATTAATCCATATGCAGTTAAAGGGGTACATACTTGTATGCTGGCCCGTACCTTTGAGGTAGACAAGCCAAATCACAGGAGCCTGCGCGACCGTAGTCGCAATCTATTAAGTCAAATTTTGGGTAGTATTCCTTTAACTTATTATCTCTCCTTATTTATCGTTAATTACTTGCCCTTTTTGGTACCAGCTTCTCTAGATCAGTCAATAAGAGCGGTAGAAGACCAGACATATATTGATAAATCGTATAAGGTGTTGTTCCAGGGACTGGAATTTATTGCCAGTCAGGGGCATGGGGCGGAGTTTGCTTACGACATGCACCAGCCAGAAAAGTTTGTGGAGGTAATAGAGGCAATTTTTACTACTGTTAATAAGCTTAAAGAAAAGCTAGGCGTTTACCCCAGTTCAGCTCCCACGCTTCGTTTTGTAAAAGCTTCGGAGGCATATTTGGCTCCTGAGTATCAGATGGACGTTTGCTATGTAGGCAACCCTGCCTTGGTAAAGCAGAAGAAAGCGAAGCTCATCCTTAATGCGTATCAGGATCTTAACCTGAAAATGGGAGGCAAACCACACTGGGGCAAAATTACAAACCGCCTTGATGGTCAGGCTGAGCTTATTGAAAAGTGGTACCCCAGGTTGAAGCAATGGAAAAGTGTAATCTCTCGCTTTAATCCAAATGGAACTTTTTACAATGCTTTTGCCGAAAAGAGAGGACTTACTGCCGAACCTGGCGAAGCGATACAAGTCAGCAGGTATGCAAGTAGTAAGGTGTAA
- a CDS encoding DUF1801 domain-containing protein, with amino-acid sequence MDAVESFIEESSGEQKRIMQYLHHKLMDNPGVSSKINYKIPFYYRKSWICYLNPLKPEGVELAFTRGNELSNLQGLLEDRGRKQIRGIVIKSRQDLAEEKIQEIIQEALLLDEEVPYRSKRSKTAN; translated from the coding sequence ATGGATGCTGTTGAATCTTTTATAGAGGAAAGTTCGGGCGAACAGAAACGAATTATGCAGTATCTGCATCATAAGCTTATGGATAATCCCGGTGTAAGTAGTAAAATTAACTACAAAATACCTTTTTACTACCGAAAGAGCTGGATTTGCTACCTTAACCCTTTAAAGCCAGAAGGGGTAGAGCTAGCTTTTACCCGAGGAAATGAGTTATCTAACTTGCAAGGACTATTAGAAGACAGAGGGCGTAAGCAAATTAGAGGTATCGTAATTAAAAGCAGGCAAGATTTAGCAGAGGAGAAGATACAGGAGATTATACAAGAGGCCTTGCTTTTAGATGAAGAAGTGCCCTACCGCAGCAAAAGAAGTAAAACGGCTAATTAG
- a CDS encoding DJ-1/PfpI family protein, which yields MRVAYILFDGITWLDFFGVYDPVSRLKSLKYISNLQWDLCAFTDSVADNFGLQIVPTKIRQSLAGYDALIVPGGFGTRKLRYNKAFLDWVRTAEPVKQKISVCTGSLILGAAGFLINKKATTNEQEYDTLKPYCKQVVEGRIVEDQGVVTAGGVASSLDVGLYLCEKWAGTNAAAQIRKRMSYRA from the coding sequence ATGAGAGTCGCTTATATTCTTTTTGATGGCATTACCTGGTTGGATTTTTTTGGCGTGTACGACCCTGTTTCCAGATTAAAATCTTTAAAATATATTTCCAATCTGCAGTGGGATTTGTGTGCCTTTACAGACAGCGTAGCGGATAATTTTGGATTGCAGATTGTACCTACCAAGATAAGACAGTCATTAGCTGGCTACGATGCACTAATTGTACCCGGTGGATTTGGCACTCGTAAACTTCGCTACAACAAAGCTTTTCTGGACTGGGTACGTACTGCCGAGCCCGTCAAACAAAAAATTTCGGTATGTACGGGCAGTCTTATACTGGGTGCTGCCGGATTTCTGATCAACAAAAAAGCTACTACTAACGAACAGGAGTATGATACCCTAAAGCCCTACTGCAAACAAGTAGTAGAAGGAAGAATTGTAGAAGATCAGGGTGTGGTTACTGCAGGTGGAGTAGCCTCCTCTTTAGATGTAGGATTGTACCTTTGCGAAAAGTGGGCAGGAACAAATGCCGCAGCTCAAATTAGAAAGCGCATGTCGTACCGGGCGTAA